The following are from one region of the Ignavibacteriota bacterium genome:
- a CDS encoding PQQ-like beta-propeller repeat protein → MGFLKYKIYLLIIILLITGCARSVIKYSTKYDEDPFRMFGKIPSREFYIPINTSDSLNLIWESETYGSFPNSSVSVYDNLVFINDLSGRVFCFDAETGDKIGSLKYSYGSIYSTPIPYRSKVIFPVALDKENLTEIIIYDYSQGKELDEIELPGRVVTQMIALDDDILFTTEVGIAYRLNSAGKIIWETHTRVPTRSSPALTNNLFIFGNDKGELIGLNSDSGDSVYVKKIGGHFFSGITVQDSIVYAGNDNGFIYAINVRDGEIIWQFDTRFKIKMEPAIDEQNLFIGNLNGDFYSINRSTGKENWKVNFKGILNSTPLITENMIILPNVLFAVHLLDKFDGSVLNTISLEGRAKLSPVIHNNILFIGFDDGVIRAYEFANK, encoded by the coding sequence ATGGGATTTTTAAAGTATAAAATATATTTGCTGATTATCATTCTCTTGATTACCGGCTGTGCAAGATCAGTCATTAAGTATTCAACGAAGTATGATGAAGATCCGTTCAGGATGTTTGGGAAAATTCCTTCCAGAGAATTTTATATCCCAATTAATACTTCTGATTCATTAAACCTAATATGGGAATCAGAAACTTATGGCAGTTTTCCAAATTCATCAGTTTCAGTCTATGATAATCTCGTATTCATAAATGATCTATCAGGAAGAGTTTTTTGTTTCGATGCGGAAACAGGAGATAAGATTGGTTCGCTGAAATATAGTTACGGAAGTATTTATTCGACACCGATACCATACCGAAGTAAAGTAATTTTTCCTGTTGCACTGGATAAAGAAAACCTCACTGAAATAATAATTTATGATTACAGTCAGGGAAAAGAACTGGATGAAATCGAACTTCCGGGAAGAGTAGTTACTCAAATGATTGCACTTGATGATGACATTCTTTTTACTACTGAAGTTGGAATTGCTTACAGGCTCAATTCAGCCGGAAAAATAATTTGGGAAACTCATACACGCGTTCCAACAAGAAGTTCACCGGCGTTAACAAATAACTTATTCATTTTCGGAAATGATAAAGGTGAACTGATTGGGTTGAATTCAGATTCCGGTGATTCTGTTTATGTGAAAAAAATTGGCGGACATTTTTTCTCAGGAATCACAGTTCAGGATAGTATTGTTTATGCAGGAAATGACAACGGTTTTATTTATGCAATTAATGTTCGTGACGGTGAAATTATTTGGCAGTTTGATACGAGATTCAAAATAAAAATGGAACCTGCAATTGATGAACAGAATCTTTTTATTGGTAATCTTAATGGCGATTTCTATTCAATTAACAGATCAACCGGAAAAGAAAACTGGAAAGTAAATTTCAAAGGGATACTGAATTCAACTCCATTGATTACAGAAAATATGATCATTCTGCCGAATGTGCTTTTTGCTGTTCACTTGCTTGATAAGTTTGATGGAAGTGTTTTAAATACCATTTCACTTGAAGGTAGAGCAAAATTATCACCAGTAATTCACAATAATATTCTATTCATAGGTTTTGATGACGGAGTAATTCGTGCGTACGAATTTGCTAATAAATAG